One window of Sinorhizobium fredii NGR234 genomic DNA carries:
- the thyA gene encoding thymidylate synthase: MTRHPEYQYLDLMSELLETGDRRMDRTGEGTLSLFGKQMRFKLSDGTIPIFTTKKVYWKTSVKEMLWFLTGQTNISSLLRENVRIWTDWPLAKYRKATGETISQEQFEDRIVASDEFASEWGDLGPVYGKQWRRWVDNDGQEHDQIATVISTLKTNPTSRRILFHAWNVGELDRMALHPCHMTYQFHVSWPNGQDGRPQLSMMVHQRSCDIFLGAPFNICQQAVLLAMIAQQVDMDRGELVWLGGDTHLYLNHLDQARLQLSRKPKPFPKLEIKRRPASIDGYTIDDFEVSEYQSHERIEAPVAV, encoded by the coding sequence ATGACGCGCCATCCCGAATACCAGTACCTCGACCTCATGTCTGAACTGCTCGAAACGGGCGATCGCAGGATGGATCGAACGGGCGAGGGCACCCTGTCGCTGTTCGGAAAGCAGATGAGATTCAAGCTTTCCGACGGAACCATACCGATCTTCACGACGAAGAAGGTCTACTGGAAGACGTCAGTGAAAGAGATGCTGTGGTTTCTGACCGGGCAGACGAACATATCAAGTCTGCTACGCGAGAACGTGCGCATATGGACCGACTGGCCGCTGGCCAAATATCGCAAGGCCACTGGTGAGACCATTTCGCAAGAGCAATTTGAGGATAGGATTGTTGCCAGCGATGAGTTCGCCTCGGAGTGGGGCGACCTCGGTCCAGTTTACGGAAAGCAGTGGCGTCGGTGGGTGGATAATGACGGCCAGGAGCATGACCAGATTGCGACTGTCATATCCACGCTGAAAACTAATCCGACGAGCAGGCGCATTCTCTTTCACGCGTGGAATGTCGGCGAGCTCGACCGGATGGCCCTCCATCCATGTCACATGACCTACCAATTCCATGTATCGTGGCCCAATGGACAGGACGGCCGCCCCCAGCTGTCGATGATGGTCCACCAGCGGTCCTGTGATATTTTCCTCGGCGCGCCCTTCAACATCTGCCAGCAGGCGGTGTTGTTGGCCATGATCGCCCAGCAGGTCGATATGGACCGCGGCGAGCTGGTTTGGTTGGGCGGCGACACCCACCTCTACCTCAACCATCTCGATCAGGCACGGCTTCAGCTGTCGCGAAAACCCAAGCCGTTTCCCAAGCTCGAGATCAAGCGCAGGCCCGCGTCGATCGATGGGTACACTATCGACGATTTCGAAGTTTCGGAATACCAGTCGCACGAGCGCATCGAAGCCCCAGTCGCCGTATAA
- a CDS encoding mandelate racemase/muconate lactonizing enzyme family protein → MTDLKIERIDVFKVDLPYSGGVYLLSGGREYRSFDATFVRIATNDGLEGWGESTPFGSTYIASHAMGVRAGIAEIAPSLIGLDPRHVDRVNEAMDNALVGHLHAKTALDVACWDVFGKSVGMPVCDLLGGRTNVGLPVISSIYVGDPDDMRKRVAEHRAMGYLAHSVKVGDDPQTDAARIAASLADKKPGEFFIVDANGGMTVESALRMLRLLPPGLDFVLEAPCATYRECVSLRRRTNVPIIFDELATDDASVSQLVADDAAEGIGLKISKNGGLTRGRRHRDICLAAGYTVSVQETTGSDIAFAAIVHLGQTVPERNLRSVLECRDMVTLKTADGPFEVVNGLVRAPKLPGLGITPRLDVLGEPVATYS, encoded by the coding sequence ATGACTGATCTGAAGATCGAACGTATCGACGTTTTCAAGGTCGATTTGCCCTATTCCGGCGGAGTCTATCTGCTCTCCGGCGGGCGAGAGTATCGGAGCTTCGATGCCACGTTCGTGCGTATCGCCACGAATGACGGTCTCGAAGGCTGGGGCGAAAGCACGCCGTTCGGCTCCACCTATATCGCCTCTCACGCTATGGGCGTACGAGCAGGTATCGCGGAAATCGCCCCGAGCCTCATCGGACTGGACCCGCGTCACGTGGACCGCGTCAACGAAGCGATGGACAACGCGCTCGTGGGGCACCTTCACGCGAAGACCGCCCTCGACGTCGCCTGTTGGGACGTCTTCGGCAAATCCGTCGGGATGCCCGTCTGCGACCTCCTCGGCGGTCGCACCAACGTCGGCCTGCCGGTCATTTCGTCGATTTACGTTGGTGACCCGGACGACATGCGCAAGCGTGTCGCGGAACATCGGGCGATGGGCTACCTGGCCCACTCGGTGAAAGTCGGCGACGATCCGCAGACCGACGCTGCTAGAATTGCCGCTTCCCTTGCCGACAAGAAGCCGGGCGAATTCTTCATCGTCGACGCGAACGGTGGCATGACGGTCGAAAGCGCGCTGCGGATGTTGCGTCTTCTGCCCCCGGGTCTTGATTTCGTACTCGAAGCGCCTTGTGCGACCTACCGCGAGTGCGTTTCCCTGCGACGCCGTACCAACGTTCCGATCATTTTCGACGAACTGGCGACGGACGACGCATCCGTATCGCAACTCGTTGCAGATGACGCCGCCGAAGGCATCGGCCTCAAGATATCGAAGAACGGCGGCCTGACGCGAGGACGCCGCCATCGCGACATCTGCCTGGCGGCCGGCTACACCGTAAGCGTTCAGGAAACGACGGGTTCGGATATCGCGTTCGCGGCGATCGTACACCTTGGACAGACGGTCCCGGAACGCAACCTGCGCAGTGTTCTCGAATGCCGCGACATGGTGACTTTGAAGACGGCCGACGGTCCGTTCGAGGTCGTGAATGGGCTTGTCAGGGCGCCGAAGCTGCCTGGGCTTGGAATCACGCCTCGTCTTGACGTGCTCGGTGAACCAGTCGCCACCTATTCTTGA
- a CDS encoding ribbon-helix-helix domain-containing protein, producing the protein MIAKHSATLHGHRTSFTLEDAFWQELKSIAKSRGMPLARLIVEIDDGRGSEGNLSSAIRLYVLAWIKAQARASDAG; encoded by the coding sequence ATGATCGCCAAGCATTCGGCGACGCTGCACGGACACCGCACCAGCTTCACGCTTGAGGACGCCTTCTGGCAGGAGTTAAAGTCGATCGCCAAGAGCCGCGGCATGCCGCTCGCGCGACTGATCGTGGAAATCGACGACGGGCGCGGCTCGGAGGGAAATCTGTCTTCGGCGATACGGCTTTACGTGCTTGCCTGGATCAAGGCCCAGGCAAGGGCGTCGGACGCCGGTTGA
- the fghA gene encoding S-formylglutathione hydrolase, whose protein sequence is MQTISLDKSFGGTQGVYSHESAVCKSTMTFAVFTPPQAAERPCPVVWYLSGLTCTHANVMEKGEYRRAAAALGLIVVCPDTSPRGEQVPNEPDNWQFGSGAGFYLDATESPYDEHYRMYSYITKELPEVIASHFPADMTRQGVFGHSMGGHGAITIALKHPSVFRSCSAFAPIARPMEAGWSKPAFEKYLGSAAAAWREYDTCALIEDGYRFPELLVDQGTSDTFLEDGLRPSELEKACAEAGIPLKLRMQEGYGHSYYFISTFMEDHLRWHAERLS, encoded by the coding sequence ATGCAGACGATCAGTCTCGACAAGTCGTTCGGCGGAACGCAGGGCGTCTACTCGCACGAGTCGGCAGTCTGCAAGTCCACGATGACGTTCGCCGTCTTCACGCCACCCCAGGCGGCCGAACGCCCCTGCCCCGTTGTCTGGTATCTCTCGGGCCTGACATGCACGCATGCCAACGTGATGGAAAAGGGCGAATACCGTAGAGCAGCGGCGGCTCTCGGTCTTATCGTCGTTTGCCCCGACACAAGTCCCCGGGGCGAACAAGTTCCGAACGAGCCGGACAACTGGCAATTCGGAAGCGGTGCAGGGTTCTATCTGGATGCGACAGAGAGTCCGTACGACGAACACTACCGCATGTATTCGTACATCACGAAGGAACTCCCGGAGGTTATCGCCTCTCACTTCCCGGCTGACATGACGCGACAAGGTGTATTCGGACACTCCATGGGCGGCCACGGGGCGATCACGATCGCTCTCAAACACCCGTCAGTCTTCCGAAGCTGCTCCGCCTTTGCGCCGATTGCCAGACCGATGGAAGCCGGTTGGTCTAAGCCCGCGTTCGAAAAGTATCTCGGCAGCGCCGCAGCCGCTTGGAGGGAATACGATACCTGCGCCTTGATCGAGGACGGCTATCGGTTTCCGGAACTGTTGGTCGACCAGGGCACATCCGACACATTCCTTGAGGATGGACTGAGGCCGAGCGAGCTCGAGAAGGCCTGCGCCGAAGCCGGCATCCCCCTGAAGCTGCGGATGCAGGAGGGCTACGGCCATTCCTACTACTTCATCTCGACCTTCATGGAAGACCATCTCCGGTGGCACGCGGAGCGGCTGTCTTAA
- a CDS encoding SspB family protein yields the protein MGQDHIRYDILAQDALRGVIRKVLAEVAATGHLPGDHHFFITFLTGAPGVRISQHLKAKYPEQMTIVVQHQFWELKVSETGFEIGLSFSDTPEKLVIPFNAVRGFYDPSVNFELEFDVASGEEDESESAEITAYPVNEADDASQKGPGPDGAPKGGGGSVVSLDSFRKKN from the coding sequence ATGGGCCAGGACCACATCCGCTACGACATTCTGGCGCAGGACGCGCTCCGCGGCGTCATCCGCAAGGTGCTGGCCGAAGTTGCCGCTACCGGCCATTTGCCCGGCGACCACCATTTCTTCATCACCTTCCTGACTGGGGCTCCCGGCGTACGCATCTCCCAGCATCTCAAGGCGAAGTATCCGGAACAGATGACGATCGTCGTCCAGCATCAGTTCTGGGAGCTGAAGGTTTCCGAGACCGGTTTCGAGATTGGCCTCTCCTTCTCCGATACGCCGGAGAAGCTGGTGATCCCCTTTAATGCCGTACGCGGTTTCTACGATCCGTCGGTGAATTTCGAGCTCGAGTTCGATGTCGCCTCCGGCGAAGAAGACGAGTCGGAATCGGCGGAGATCACCGCTTATCCCGTAAACGAAGCCGATGACGCTTCGCAGAAGGGCCCTGGGCCGGACGGTGCCCCGAAGGGCGGCGGCGGCTCGGTCGTCTCGCTCGATTCTTTCCGCAAGAAGAACTGA
- a CDS encoding DUF1330 domain-containing protein encodes MMKGYWLIIGTEISDEGAQRDYGELWKPIAEKYAARINQLVTPPILLESRDAQRVIVVEFPSYEIARACYDDPAYQEARLLALKASKRELLIIQGDLV; translated from the coding sequence ATGATGAAGGGCTATTGGCTCATTATCGGAACGGAGATATCGGATGAAGGAGCCCAGAGGGATTACGGCGAACTCTGGAAGCCGATCGCGGAGAAGTACGCTGCCCGCATCAATCAGCTTGTCACGCCGCCGATCCTTCTCGAGTCGCGGGACGCTCAGCGGGTTATCGTCGTGGAGTTCCCGTCGTACGAGATCGCACGGGCGTGCTACGACGATCCTGCTTATCAAGAGGCTCGCCTTCTGGCGCTGAAGGCTTCGAAGCGCGAGCTGCTTATTATTCAGGGCGATCTCGTATAG
- a CDS encoding DUF4169 family protein, whose translation MTGDVVNLRQFRKRQARTDREKQAEQNRISYGRTKSEKSVTSALNEKASRALDQGRLEPARPEAPGRRKPDGEDA comes from the coding sequence ATGACCGGCGACGTCGTCAACCTGCGTCAGTTCCGCAAGCGCCAGGCGAGAACCGACCGGGAGAAGCAGGCCGAGCAGAACCGGATTTCCTACGGCCGGACGAAATCGGAAAAGTCTGTGACATCGGCCTTGAATGAAAAGGCATCGAGGGCGCTCGACCAGGGTCGATTGGAGCCGGCTCGCCCCGAAGCACCGGGCCGGCGAAAGCCGGACGGGGAAGACGCCTGA
- a CDS encoding S-(hydroxymethyl)glutathione dehydrogenase/class III alcohol dehydrogenase, which yields MDVRAAVAVQAGKPLEVMTVQLEGPRAGEVLIEVKATGICHTDDFTLSGADPEGLFPAILGHEGAGIVVDVGPGVTSVKKGDHVIPLYTPECRECYSCLSRKTNLCTSIRATQGQGLMPDGTSRFSIGKDKIHHYMGCSTFANYTVLPEIAVAKVNPNAPFDKICYIGCGVTTGVGAVINTAKVEIGATAIVFGLGGIGLNVLQGLRLAGADMIIGVDINPDRKEWGEKFGMTHFVNPKEIGDDIVPYLVNMTKRNGDLIGGADYTFDCTGNTKVMRQALEAAHRGWGKSVIIGVAGAGQEISTRPFQLVTGRQWMGTAFGGARGRTDVPKIVDWYMEGKIQIDPMITHTMPLEDINKGFELMHSGESIRGVVVY from the coding sequence ATGGACGTACGCGCCGCTGTTGCCGTTCAGGCAGGAAAACCGCTTGAGGTAATGACCGTACAGCTGGAAGGTCCTCGCGCAGGCGAAGTGCTGATCGAAGTAAAAGCGACCGGCATCTGCCACACGGACGACTTCACGCTCTCGGGCGCCGACCCGGAAGGCCTGTTCCCGGCGATCCTCGGTCATGAGGGTGCCGGCATCGTCGTCGACGTCGGGCCGGGCGTCACCTCGGTGAAAAAAGGCGATCATGTCATCCCGCTCTACACGCCGGAATGCCGCGAGTGCTATTCCTGCCTGTCGCGTAAAACGAACCTCTGCACCTCGATCCGCGCCACCCAGGGACAGGGCCTGATGCCGGATGGCACATCCCGCTTCTCGATCGGCAAGGACAAGATCCACCACTACATGGGCTGCTCGACCTTCGCGAACTACACCGTTCTGCCCGAGATCGCCGTCGCCAAGGTCAACCCCAACGCGCCCTTCGACAAGATCTGCTACATCGGCTGCGGCGTCACCACGGGCGTGGGCGCGGTGATCAACACCGCGAAGGTCGAGATCGGCGCGACCGCTATCGTCTTCGGCCTCGGCGGTATCGGGTTGAACGTGCTGCAGGGGCTGCGCCTCGCCGGTGCCGACATGATCATCGGCGTCGACATCAACCCGGACCGCAAGGAGTGGGGCGAGAAATTCGGGATGACGCACTTCGTCAATCCGAAGGAGATCGGCGACGACATCGTGCCCTACCTCGTCAATATGACGAAGCGCAATGGCGACCTGATCGGCGGCGCTGACTACACCTTCGACTGCACGGGCAATACCAAGGTCATGCGCCAGGCGCTGGAAGCGGCGCATCGCGGCTGGGGCAAGTCGGTCATCATCGGCGTCGCGGGCGCGGGCCAGGAAATCTCCACCCGTCCCTTCCAACTCGTCACGGGCCGCCAGTGGATGGGCACAGCCTTCGGCGGCGCACGCGGCCGCACCGACGTTCCGAAGATCGTCGACTGGTACATGGAAGGCAAGATCCAGATCGACCCGATGATCACCCACACCATGCCGCTCGAAGATATCAACAAAGGCTTCGAGTTGATGCATTCCGGCGAGAGCATCCGCGGCGTCGTGGTCTATTGA
- the gfa gene encoding S-(hydroxymethyl)glutathione synthase — translation MGNLHLHPHLDGGPRGSGKQFSGGVLTCACSTNPVKVKVNSDIAHNHACGCTKCWKPEDATFSIVAVAATEKVEVLENGDKLAVVDPSALIQRYACKDCGVHMYGPVERDHPFQGLSFIHPERFEEDGWAEPGFAAFVSSIIESGFSPEKMDEVRSRLKELGLEPYDCLSPGLMDYIATWTAKKSGALPA, via the coding sequence ATGGGAAATCTGCATCTACATCCGCACCTGGATGGCGGACCGCGGGGAAGCGGAAAGCAGTTTTCGGGAGGCGTTCTGACGTGCGCGTGCTCCACGAACCCGGTCAAGGTAAAGGTCAACAGCGACATCGCGCACAACCACGCCTGCGGATGCACCAAGTGCTGGAAGCCTGAAGACGCCACCTTCTCCATCGTCGCGGTTGCCGCGACGGAAAAGGTCGAAGTCCTCGAAAATGGAGACAAGCTCGCTGTCGTCGACCCGTCGGCACTCATCCAGCGCTACGCTTGCAAGGACTGCGGCGTCCACATGTATGGTCCGGTCGAACGCGACCATCCCTTCCAGGGCCTCTCGTTCATCCATCCGGAACGTTTCGAAGAAGATGGATGGGCCGAACCAGGCTTTGCCGCATTCGTCTCCTCGATCATCGAAAGCGGCTTCAGCCCCGAAAAAATGGACGAAGTCCGTTCGCGCCTCAAAGAGTTGGGTCTCGAACCTTACGATTGCCTCTCGCCCGGCCTCATGGATTATATTGCCACGTGGACCGCTAAAAAGAGCGGCGCATTGCCTGCGTAA
- a CDS encoding alcohol dehydrogenase family protein: MNDTPSTSADHGIPRLPATMKGVLLTRHGGFEKLEFRNDIPLPKPQAGEVLIRVAAAGVNNTDINTRIGWYSKSISTATENGASTGFDSVQDDDASWSGVPLAFPRIQGADCWGRIVAVGQGVDSVRIGERVLVCNMLRSYVDYRPFECWTFGSECDGGFAQYAKAPSRETYKVDCDWTDIELASVPCAYSTAEGMVHRAQVRSGERVVITGASGGVGSAAIQLAKRRGAHVTAVAGRDKLELLRALGADEVVARDENLVSRVGKESMDVAIDVAAGPGFAPLLDVLKKGGRYAVAGAIAGPIVELDVRSLYLKDLSFFGCTFQEDEVFENLISYIERGEIRPLVAKTFPLEEIAEAQKAFLSKSIVGKIVLEIPA, translated from the coding sequence ATGAACGACACACCATCGACCTCTGCGGATCACGGCATTCCGCGTTTGCCCGCCACGATGAAGGGCGTGTTGCTCACAAGACATGGAGGTTTCGAGAAGCTGGAATTCCGGAACGATATACCTCTTCCCAAGCCGCAGGCAGGCGAAGTCCTCATCCGTGTGGCGGCCGCCGGTGTCAACAATACCGATATCAACACGCGCATCGGCTGGTACTCGAAGAGCATTTCGACAGCGACGGAAAACGGAGCTTCGACCGGTTTCGATTCCGTCCAGGATGACGATGCGAGCTGGTCCGGCGTGCCGCTCGCGTTCCCGCGAATCCAGGGTGCCGATTGTTGGGGCAGGATCGTAGCTGTTGGTCAGGGTGTCGACTCGGTTCGCATCGGTGAACGTGTGCTGGTCTGCAACATGTTACGCTCTTACGTGGACTACAGACCATTCGAATGCTGGACATTCGGCTCCGAGTGCGACGGTGGATTTGCCCAATATGCCAAGGCCCCGTCGCGGGAAACTTACAAGGTGGACTGCGACTGGACCGATATTGAGCTCGCTTCCGTTCCCTGTGCGTATTCCACTGCGGAAGGAATGGTCCATCGCGCACAGGTCCGTTCCGGTGAGCGGGTCGTCATCACGGGCGCGTCTGGTGGTGTTGGTTCGGCCGCGATCCAGCTTGCAAAGCGTCGCGGAGCCCACGTTACAGCGGTGGCGGGCCGGGACAAACTCGAGCTCCTTCGTGCCCTCGGGGCGGATGAAGTTGTCGCGCGAGACGAGAACCTCGTCTCCAGGGTCGGCAAGGAATCGATGGACGTGGCCATCGACGTCGCGGCGGGCCCCGGGTTCGCGCCGCTTTTGGATGTGCTCAAGAAAGGCGGGCGATACGCGGTTGCCGGCGCGATAGCCGGGCCGATCGTCGAGCTCGATGTCCGCTCGCTCTACCTGAAGGACCTGAGCTTTTTCGGCTGCACGTTCCAGGAGGACGAGGTTTTCGAAAATCTCATTTCCTACATCGAGCGTGGCGAAATCCGGCCGCTCGTCGCGAAAACCTTCCCGCTCGAGGAGATCGCCGAAGCCCAGAAAGCATTCCTGTCGAAATCCATCGTCGGCAAGATCGTACTCGAAATCCCAGCCTGA
- a CDS encoding electron transfer flavoprotein-ubiquinone oxidoreductase: MSDRMELPERESMEFDVVIVGAGPAGLAAAIRLKQVNPELSVVVLEKGAEVGAHILSGAVVDPIGIDRLLPDWRNDADHPFKTEVTDDHFLFLGPAGSIRLPNFLMPPLMNNHGNYIVSLGLVCRWLATHAEALGVEIYPGFAATEVLYNDEGAVIGVATGDMGIERSGEPGPNFARGMALLGKYTLIGEGVRGSLAKQLIAKFDLSRDRDVQKFGIGLKELWEVKPENHRPGLVQHSFGWPLGMKTGGGSFLYHLEDNLVAVGFVVHLNYKNPYLYPFEEFQRFKTHPAIRGTFEGGKRLSYGARAITEGGYQSVPKLSFPGGALIGCSAGFVNVPRIKGSHNAVLSGILAAEKLAAAIASGRANDEPIEIERGWRDSAIGQDLKKVRNVKPLWSRFGTAIGVGLGGLDMWTNTLFGFSFFGTLKHGKTDAQSLEPAAQHQKIDYPKPDGVLTFDRLSSVFLSNTNHEEDQPIHLKVKDPELQKRSELDVYAGPSTRYCPAGVYEWVEKDGKPTFVINAQNCVHCKTCDIKDPNQNINWVPPQGGEGPVYPNM; the protein is encoded by the coding sequence ATGTCTGACCGGATGGAACTCCCCGAACGCGAGAGCATGGAATTCGACGTGGTGATCGTCGGGGCGGGTCCGGCCGGGCTTGCCGCGGCGATCCGCCTGAAGCAGGTCAATCCGGAGCTCTCGGTCGTCGTGCTCGAGAAGGGCGCCGAGGTCGGCGCCCATATCCTCTCCGGCGCCGTCGTCGATCCAATCGGTATTGACCGGCTGCTGCCCGATTGGCGCAACGACGCCGACCATCCGTTCAAGACCGAAGTCACCGACGACCACTTCCTGTTCCTCGGCCCGGCCGGCTCGATCCGCCTGCCGAATTTCCTGATGCCGCCGTTGATGAACAATCACGGCAACTACATCGTATCGCTTGGGCTCGTCTGTCGCTGGCTGGCGACCCACGCCGAGGCGCTCGGCGTCGAGATCTATCCGGGCTTTGCCGCGACCGAGGTGCTCTACAACGACGAAGGCGCGGTGATCGGCGTCGCCACCGGCGACATGGGCATCGAGCGCTCCGGCGAGCCGGGCCCGAACTTCGCCCGCGGCATGGCGCTCTTGGGCAAATACACGCTGATCGGCGAGGGGGTGCGCGGCTCGCTCGCCAAACAGCTGATTGCCAAGTTCGATCTCTCGAGGGACCGCGACGTCCAGAAATTCGGCATCGGCCTGAAGGAACTATGGGAGGTCAAGCCGGAGAACCACAGGCCGGGCCTGGTACAGCACTCCTTCGGCTGGCCGCTCGGCATGAAGACCGGCGGCGGCTCGTTCCTCTACCATCTCGAGGACAATCTCGTGGCCGTCGGCTTCGTCGTCCACCTGAACTACAAGAACCCCTATCTCTACCCGTTCGAGGAGTTCCAGCGCTTCAAGACGCATCCGGCCATCCGCGGCACCTTCGAGGGCGGCAAACGGCTCTCCTACGGCGCCCGGGCGATCACCGAGGGCGGCTACCAGTCGGTGCCGAAGCTGTCCTTCCCCGGCGGCGCGCTGATCGGCTGCTCGGCCGGCTTCGTCAACGTGCCGCGCATCAAGGGCAGCCACAATGCGGTGCTGTCGGGCATTCTCGCCGCCGAGAAGCTGGCGGCGGCGATCGCCAGCGGCCGCGCCAATGACGAGCCGATCGAGATCGAGCGCGGCTGGCGCGACAGCGCCATCGGCCAGGACCTGAAGAAGGTCAGGAACGTCAAGCCGCTCTGGTCGCGCTTCGGCACGGCGATCGGCGTGGGGCTCGGCGGCCTCGACATGTGGACCAACACGCTGTTCGGCTTCTCCTTCTTCGGCACGCTGAAGCACGGCAAGACCGATGCGCAGAGCCTCGAACCGGCCGCGCAGCACCAGAAGATCGATTATCCGAAGCCGGACGGGGTCTTGACCTTCGACCGGCTGTCCTCGGTGTTCCTGTCGAACACCAACCATGAGGAGGACCAGCCGATCCACCTCAAGGTCAAGGATCCGGAACTGCAGAAGCGCTCCGAATTGGACGTCTATGCCGGTCCGTCGACGCGCTACTGTCCGGCCGGCGTCTACGAATGGGTCGAGAAGGACGGTAAGCCGACCTTCGTCATCAACGCCCAGAACTGCGTGCACTGCAAGACCTGCGACATCAAGGACCCCAACCAGAACATCAACTGGGTGCCGCCCCAAGGCGGCGAAGGCCCGGTCTATCCGAACATGTAA
- a CDS encoding gamma-glutamylcyclotransferase family protein, producing the protein MIATAQFVFVFGTLKKGFPLHRRGLAHATYLGLYRTATTYPLLVAGPWFAPMMFNEPGIGLRVSGELYHVDAATLERLDRMESIGKPGNFRRSIRIVPARHGPSCEALAYFKARFLAVPVHTGYLRSYEDRRFVPPWRRKL; encoded by the coding sequence TTGATAGCCACAGCTCAGTTCGTCTTTGTCTTCGGTACACTGAAGAAAGGCTTTCCCCTGCATCGGCGCGGCTTGGCCCATGCCACCTATCTCGGGCTTTATCGCACCGCCACGACCTACCCGCTCCTGGTCGCCGGGCCTTGGTTCGCCCCGATGATGTTCAATGAACCGGGCATTGGGTTGCGTGTCAGCGGGGAGCTCTACCACGTCGACGCCGCGACGCTCGAGCGTCTCGATCGCATGGAGTCAATCGGCAAGCCGGGCAATTTTCGTCGGTCCATCCGGATCGTGCCGGCGCGGCACGGCCCCAGTTGCGAGGCCCTCGCCTATTTCAAGGCGAGGTTTCTGGCCGTTCCCGTCCACACCGGATATCTGCGATCCTACGAAGACCGGCGCTTCGTGCCGCCGTGGCGCCGCAAACTCTAG